A part of Gemmatimonas groenlandica genomic DNA contains:
- the pssA gene encoding CDP-diacylglycerol--serine O-phosphatidyltransferase produces the protein MSRPETRGTGTDGVERPRRPRPRVAVALPNGFTLANLFFGIFAIVAASRGDFDAAARFIVFGAIADTLDGRIARATKSGSRFGEELDSLVDAISFGTAPALIMYFAVFQSTRWEWIFCFFFTACAVMRLARFNVEQAGTKNTHFTGLPSPAAGMTLATYYWFSQTPLYTETMIGDLPWHQMLRWVMLGLGMLMISNVQYAKVPTVNFRTLNGILGFLLVVGTFVGVIFLPKKFFFPALMAYVLYGIGRTVFLGLLDRIPGPREDDDAAEDDLDEPLDPRRRRRRRRPSRQNIAPDAGREEPLA, from the coding sequence ATGAGTCGTCCGGAGACCCGAGGCACCGGTACCGATGGCGTGGAGCGCCCACGCCGTCCGCGCCCGCGCGTGGCCGTCGCCCTACCCAACGGCTTCACGTTGGCCAACCTGTTCTTCGGCATCTTCGCGATCGTCGCCGCCTCGCGCGGGGATTTCGATGCGGCGGCCCGCTTCATCGTGTTCGGCGCGATCGCTGACACGCTCGACGGTCGCATCGCACGCGCCACGAAGTCGGGCTCGCGTTTCGGCGAGGAACTTGACTCGCTCGTGGATGCGATCTCGTTCGGCACCGCGCCCGCGCTGATCATGTACTTTGCGGTCTTCCAGAGTACACGGTGGGAATGGATCTTCTGTTTCTTCTTTACGGCGTGCGCTGTGATGCGGCTCGCGCGCTTCAACGTCGAGCAGGCCGGCACGAAGAACACGCACTTTACGGGTCTGCCCAGCCCCGCGGCCGGCATGACGCTCGCGACGTACTACTGGTTCAGTCAGACGCCGCTGTATACCGAGACGATGATCGGCGACCTGCCCTGGCATCAGATGCTGCGCTGGGTCATGCTCGGCCTTGGCATGTTGATGATCAGCAACGTGCAGTACGCCAAGGTGCCGACGGTGAACTTTCGCACGCTCAACGGCATCCTCGGATTTCTGTTGGTCGTCGGCACCTTTGTCGGCGTCATTTTTCTGCCGAAGAAGTTCTTCTTCCCGGCCCTGATGGCCTATGTGCTGTATGGCATCGGCCGCACCGTTTTTCTCGGGTTACTCGATCGTATTCCCGGCCCGCGTGAGGATGATGACGCGGCCGAGGATGACCTCGACGAACCCCTCGACCCCCGACGTCGTCGTCGACGCCGTCGTCCTTCACGACAGAACATCGCGCCGGACGCCGGTCGCGAGGAGCCCTTGGCATGA
- a CDS encoding trypsin-like peptidase domain-containing protein, protein MQRSTLTLVVALALIGCEGANPSTSNAQARTLPPAPVKPVGPVPAQTIDGSRRTAITTAVERVAPAVVTVQTETVQKVPVDFFEYFMGGRTGERRNAGIGSGFVVRSDGIIVTNAHVISGATKVSIGMRDGTSYDATVVGIDETNDLAVVRIKAKNLPVAPLGSSSTLIVGEWSIAIGNPFGFVLGNSEPSVSVGVVSAVGRNLAGRGDGGGVYVDMIQTDAAINPGNSGGPLVNASGEVVGVNSSIYSPSGGSVGLGFAIPIDRTKRIVEDLLDHGSVRQPWVGIRLQTPDVQSAREAAAVGAIVARVVPGSPADRAGVRAGDQVIAAGTRPVKNPFDWEARLLDLRVGEQLPVTVRRGSAEQRFSLQVADAPEVSAPKVTVLRELQLVSLTDVIRQERGVASNAGALVYRVSDRIRDEIGLQDGDVIVQVGQSRVNSAEAASAAIDRYGARGPVYVVFERNRQYLQTSFSLR, encoded by the coding sequence GTGCAACGCTCGACGCTTACCCTTGTGGTCGCGCTTGCCCTGATCGGCTGCGAAGGGGCGAACCCCAGCACGTCGAACGCGCAGGCCCGCACGCTTCCCCCAGCGCCGGTCAAACCGGTCGGTCCCGTTCCCGCACAGACGATCGATGGGTCGCGACGAACCGCGATTACGACGGCCGTGGAACGCGTGGCTCCCGCCGTGGTCACGGTGCAGACGGAAACGGTGCAGAAGGTCCCGGTCGACTTTTTCGAGTATTTCATGGGCGGGCGCACCGGGGAGCGTCGCAATGCCGGCATCGGCTCCGGGTTCGTTGTGCGGAGTGACGGCATCATCGTGACCAACGCCCACGTGATCTCGGGCGCCACGAAGGTCTCGATCGGCATGCGCGATGGCACGTCGTACGACGCCACGGTGGTCGGCATCGATGAAACGAACGATCTCGCCGTGGTGCGGATCAAAGCGAAGAATCTGCCGGTGGCTCCCCTTGGCAGTTCGTCCACATTGATCGTGGGCGAGTGGTCGATCGCGATCGGCAACCCGTTTGGCTTCGTGCTCGGGAACAGCGAGCCCAGTGTGTCGGTGGGCGTCGTGAGTGCCGTTGGTCGCAACCTCGCCGGACGAGGCGATGGCGGCGGCGTGTACGTCGACATGATTCAGACCGATGCCGCGATCAACCCTGGGAATTCCGGTGGACCGCTGGTGAACGCCTCCGGCGAGGTGGTCGGTGTGAACAGCTCGATCTACTCGCCAAGCGGCGGATCGGTGGGGCTCGGATTCGCCATCCCGATCGACCGCACCAAGCGCATCGTGGAAGACCTGCTTGATCACGGCTCGGTGCGGCAGCCGTGGGTGGGGATTCGACTGCAAACGCCCGACGTGCAGAGCGCGCGCGAAGCGGCCGCAGTGGGCGCGATCGTCGCCCGCGTGGTGCCCGGCTCCCCGGCCGATCGCGCCGGAGTCCGAGCGGGTGATCAGGTGATCGCTGCCGGTACGCGCCCTGTGAAGAATCCGTTCGACTGGGAAGCGCGACTACTCGATCTGCGCGTTGGCGAACAGCTGCCGGTAACTGTTCGTCGTGGCAGTGCCGAGCAGCGATTCTCGCTGCAGGTCGCGGACGCGCCGGAAGTGAGCGCGCCCAAGGTCACCGTGCTGCGCGAACTCCAGCTGGTGTCGCTCACCGATGTCATTCGCCAGGAACGCGGCGTCGCGTCGAACGCCGGAGCGCTCGTGTATCGCGTCTCCGATCGGATTCGCGATGAAATCGGGCTACAGGACGGCGATGTGATCGTGCAGGTGGGACAGTCGCGAGTGAATTCGGCCGAGGCGGCGTCGGCTGCCATCGACCGATACGGCGCTCGCGGTCCTGTGTACGTGGTATTCGAGCGCAATCGACAGTATCTCCAGACGTCGTTCTCTCTCCGCTGA
- the purL gene encoding phosphoribosylformylglycinamidine synthase subunit PurL, with protein sequence MTAASNARPVESRPGDPVITPAMVAEHGITEFEYERLIAMLGRTPTFTELGVVSALWSEHCSYKHSRPMLKTLPTKAPWVLQGPGENAGVISVGDGWAVAFKIESHNHPSAVEPYQGAATGVGGILRDVFTMGARPIALLNSLRFGPLTSSRVRWLFAGVVKGIGDYGNCVGVPTVGGEVVFDPSYEGNPLVNAMCVGLMREDELITAVASGVGNPIMAVGARTGRDGIHGASFASEDLSASSEAKRPMVQVGDPFTEKLLLEASLELIRSGHIVAIQDMGAAGLTSSSAEMAERGDVGVTIDVTKVPVREQGMTPYEILLSESQERMLVVAKLGHEEDVRAILAKWDLEAAVIGEVIAEPVYRVTEGERVVAEFPGSRLVTECPQYVLEPKESESLKAARGRSAHAVVALDDERDHAWTLERLLSSPTIASKKWVWQQYDSTVRTSTMRGPGSDAAVVKLRGTDKAIALCIDGNGRHVALSPRNGGRAAVSEAARNVACTGARPMAITNNLNFGNPKKPEVYFQLSEAIAGMGEACTVLETPVTGGNVSLYNENPQGAIHPTPTIGMVGLIESLSHVTPSGFQTVGDDIVLLGDCTEELGASEYLLEIHGLTIGEPPVCDPKRERALIDALLESIRGGVVRSAHDCSDGGLAVALAECAMADRDRVFGFTVDLSPWATLPHRALLFGEAHGRVVLSTADSAAVLQIAQRHGVPARVIGTVTSAESGAQFTISDDTFSAPINWLAKAFHEAIPLAMDGETPAEHAVASSHAPTND encoded by the coding sequence ATGACCGCCGCGTCCAATGCACGTCCCGTGGAATCACGCCCGGGCGATCCGGTGATCACGCCGGCCATGGTGGCCGAGCACGGCATCACGGAGTTCGAGTACGAGCGGCTGATTGCCATGCTTGGCCGGACGCCCACGTTCACCGAGCTCGGCGTCGTGAGTGCGCTCTGGAGCGAGCACTGCTCCTACAAGCATTCGCGTCCCATGCTCAAGACACTGCCGACCAAGGCGCCATGGGTGCTCCAGGGCCCTGGTGAGAATGCCGGCGTCATTTCCGTCGGCGACGGTTGGGCGGTCGCGTTCAAGATCGAGTCACATAATCATCCGTCGGCGGTCGAGCCATATCAGGGCGCGGCAACCGGTGTCGGTGGTATTCTGCGCGACGTGTTCACGATGGGCGCGCGCCCTATCGCGCTGCTCAATTCGCTGCGTTTCGGTCCGCTCACGTCGAGCCGCGTTCGCTGGCTCTTTGCCGGTGTCGTGAAGGGAATCGGCGACTATGGCAACTGCGTCGGCGTGCCCACGGTCGGCGGTGAAGTTGTGTTCGATCCGTCGTACGAAGGCAATCCGCTCGTGAACGCGATGTGCGTCGGCCTCATGCGCGAGGACGAGCTCATCACCGCCGTGGCGTCCGGTGTCGGCAATCCGATCATGGCTGTGGGTGCACGCACGGGCCGCGACGGTATTCACGGCGCGTCGTTCGCCTCGGAAGATCTGTCGGCATCCAGCGAGGCCAAGCGCCCAATGGTGCAGGTCGGCGATCCGTTCACGGAGAAGCTGCTGCTCGAAGCGTCACTCGAGTTGATCCGCAGCGGGCACATCGTGGCGATTCAGGACATGGGCGCTGCCGGGCTCACCTCATCGTCGGCTGAGATGGCCGAGCGCGGCGATGTCGGCGTCACGATCGACGTGACCAAGGTTCCCGTCCGCGAACAGGGGATGACGCCATACGAGATTCTGCTTTCGGAATCGCAGGAGCGGATGCTCGTGGTCGCGAAGCTCGGGCATGAAGAGGATGTGCGCGCGATTCTGGCCAAGTGGGATCTCGAAGCGGCCGTGATCGGTGAAGTGATCGCGGAACCGGTGTACCGCGTGACCGAAGGCGAGCGCGTGGTGGCCGAGTTCCCCGGCTCGCGCCTGGTGACCGAGTGCCCGCAGTACGTGCTCGAGCCGAAGGAGAGCGAGTCGCTGAAGGCCGCGCGCGGACGCTCAGCACACGCCGTGGTGGCGCTCGACGACGAACGCGACCACGCGTGGACGCTGGAGCGCCTGCTCTCCTCGCCAACGATCGCCAGCAAGAAGTGGGTGTGGCAGCAGTACGACTCGACGGTACGCACCAGCACCATGCGAGGCCCCGGCAGCGACGCCGCCGTGGTGAAGCTCCGTGGCACGGACAAGGCCATAGCGCTCTGTATCGATGGCAATGGTCGCCACGTCGCGCTGTCGCCGCGCAATGGCGGTCGGGCCGCTGTTTCCGAAGCCGCGCGCAACGTCGCGTGCACGGGTGCGCGCCCGATGGCGATCACGAACAATCTCAACTTCGGCAATCCGAAGAAGCCGGAAGTGTATTTCCAGCTGAGCGAAGCGATTGCCGGAATGGGTGAAGCCTGCACCGTGCTCGAAACGCCGGTGACCGGTGGCAACGTGTCGTTGTACAACGAGAACCCGCAGGGGGCGATTCATCCGACGCCGACCATCGGCATGGTCGGACTCATTGAATCACTCTCACATGTCACGCCATCAGGATTTCAGACGGTCGGCGACGACATCGTATTGCTGGGCGATTGCACCGAAGAACTCGGGGCGAGCGAGTATCTGCTGGAAATTCATGGACTCACGATCGGCGAACCGCCCGTGTGTGACCCGAAGCGCGAGCGCGCCTTGATCGACGCCCTGCTGGAGTCGATTCGCGGAGGGGTCGTGCGCTCGGCGCACGATTGCAGCGATGGCGGATTGGCGGTGGCACTCGCCGAGTGCGCGATGGCCGATCGCGATCGCGTATTCGGATTCACCGTCGATCTCTCGCCGTGGGCCACGCTTCCTCACCGCGCGCTGCTGTTCGGCGAAGCGCACGGACGCGTGGTGTTGTCCACGGCGGACAGCGCCGCGGTATTGCAGATCGCGCAACGCCATGGGGTGCCGGCGCGCGTGATCGGCACCGTGACGAGCGCCGAGAGCGGCGCGCAGTTCACGATTTCGGACGACACCTTTTCGGCGCCGATCAACTGGCTCGCGAAGGCGTTTCACGAGGCAATTCCGCTCGCCATGGATGGCGAGACGCCGGCCGAGCATGCGGTGGCCTCATCGCACGCTCCTACCAACGACTGA
- the truA gene encoding tRNA pseudouridine(38-40) synthase TruA — MPSFPQVMDPRPILLVTQYDGGRFAGWQRQPVVRTVQGDMEIALERLCATAVPAIGAGRTDAGVHAHGQGVGVRVPERWTPATLRRAMNATLPDDIWVAEAHRMVPEFHPRRSAIARRYGYLIGTDEAARSPFRRRYEWSIRHPLDPAALQGEADSVLGEHTFRAFAVAHTAPVDDHHRCVIQHARWVERDGGWVFEVAANRFLHHMVRFLVGTMVEVAQGRRPRGTIARLLVAPDNSGTPAPAPAHGLSLREVTYPAELYADAS, encoded by the coding sequence GTGCCTAGCTTCCCCCAGGTCATGGACCCGCGACCGATCCTCCTGGTAACGCAGTATGACGGGGGGCGCTTCGCCGGTTGGCAGCGTCAGCCCGTCGTCCGCACCGTGCAAGGCGATATGGAAATCGCCCTCGAGCGTTTGTGCGCGACCGCGGTTCCCGCCATTGGCGCGGGGCGAACCGACGCGGGGGTCCACGCGCACGGCCAGGGCGTCGGCGTCCGGGTGCCGGAGCGTTGGACGCCAGCGACCCTCCGTCGGGCAATGAATGCCACTCTCCCCGATGATATCTGGGTGGCGGAGGCGCACCGGATGGTGCCGGAATTTCACCCGCGGCGCAGCGCCATCGCGCGTCGATATGGTTATCTTATCGGGACGGATGAGGCGGCACGCTCCCCGTTCCGTCGACGATATGAGTGGTCGATCCGACACCCACTCGATCCGGCGGCACTCCAGGGAGAAGCCGACAGTGTGTTGGGCGAACACACCTTTCGGGCGTTTGCCGTCGCTCACACGGCGCCGGTCGATGATCACCACCGTTGCGTGATTCAGCATGCGCGGTGGGTCGAGCGCGACGGCGGCTGGGTGTTCGAAGTTGCGGCGAACCGTTTTCTCCATCACATGGTGCGTTTTCTAGTCGGAACGATGGTTGAGGTGGCTCAGGGACGGCGACCGCGCGGAACGATCGCGCGGCTCCTCGTCGCACCTGACAATTCGGGCACGCCCGCTCCGGCACCGGCCCACGGCCTGTCGCTGCGCGAGGTCACGTATCCGGCCGAGCTCTACGCCGATGCCTCGTGA
- the purB gene encoding adenylosuccinate lyase, with the protein MTAPDRTSYASPLADRYASRAMLTLWGPQMRYGLWRRLWLALAEAQQSLGIAIPDAAIHEMRAHLDDIDFESVAVYEKKFRHDVMAHVHAFGDVAPAARKFIHLGATSCFVTDNAELILMRRGLHLLREKLIDSLEALGTFAREWKDEPALGYTHLQPAQLTTVGKRATLWMQDILLDLEDLEYRIAQLPFRGVKGTTGTQASFLSLFDGDHAKVRELDRLVTTSMGFATSIPVSGQTYSRKVDAQVLGVVAGIAATASKFSGDIRMLQAFGEIEEPFEKNQIGSSAMAYKRNPMRSERIASLARFVLSLEPNANQTHAVQYFERTLDDSANRRLVIPESFLATDAILVLMQNVVRGLEVHPARIRRRVDDELPFMATEEIIVRFVRAGGDRQEAHELIRGHSIDAARAVKDGAPRNDMLERLAADPAFGIPLEDLQAVTEPTRFVGRSPEQVVEFLDEHVAPWLARERAGVEVEEVRV; encoded by the coding sequence GTGACCGCACCCGACCGCACCTCGTACGCCTCGCCTCTCGCCGACCGCTATGCGTCGCGCGCCATGCTCACGCTGTGGGGCCCCCAGATGCGGTACGGCCTTTGGCGTCGCCTCTGGCTGGCGCTGGCCGAAGCGCAGCAGAGTCTCGGTATCGCTATTCCTGACGCCGCGATCCACGAGATGCGCGCGCACCTCGACGACATCGACTTCGAGTCCGTCGCCGTTTATGAGAAGAAGTTCCGCCACGACGTCATGGCGCACGTGCATGCGTTCGGTGACGTCGCGCCGGCGGCGCGCAAGTTCATTCACCTCGGTGCCACGAGCTGCTTCGTCACTGACAACGCGGAACTCATTCTTATGCGCCGCGGCTTGCACCTGCTGCGCGAGAAGCTGATTGATTCACTCGAGGCCCTCGGTACGTTCGCGCGCGAGTGGAAGGACGAACCGGCACTCGGCTACACGCACCTGCAGCCGGCGCAGCTGACGACGGTCGGTAAGCGTGCGACGTTGTGGATGCAAGATATCCTGCTCGACCTCGAGGATCTGGAGTATCGCATCGCGCAGCTGCCGTTTCGTGGCGTGAAGGGTACCACCGGGACGCAGGCGAGCTTCCTGTCGCTGTTCGACGGGGATCATGCGAAGGTGCGCGAGCTCGATCGCCTCGTGACGACGAGTATGGGTTTCGCCACGTCCATCCCGGTGAGCGGCCAAACGTACTCGCGAAAGGTGGACGCTCAGGTACTCGGCGTGGTGGCCGGCATTGCGGCGACAGCATCGAAGTTTTCCGGCGACATCCGTATGCTGCAGGCGTTCGGCGAAATCGAGGAGCCGTTCGAGAAGAATCAGATCGGGTCGTCCGCCATGGCGTACAAGCGGAACCCGATGCGCTCCGAGCGGATCGCCTCGCTCGCACGGTTCGTCTTGTCGCTGGAGCCGAACGCCAATCAGACGCACGCGGTGCAGTACTTCGAACGCACGCTGGATGACTCCGCGAATCGCCGTCTGGTGATTCCCGAATCGTTCCTCGCCACCGACGCGATTCTCGTGCTCATGCAGAACGTGGTGCGCGGGCTCGAGGTGCATCCGGCCCGTATCCGCCGCCGCGTCGATGACGAGCTTCCGTTCATGGCGACGGAAGAGATCATCGTGCGGTTCGTGCGGGCGGGCGGCGATCGTCAGGAGGCGCACGAGCTCATTCGCGGCCACAGCATCGACGCGGCGCGTGCCGTGAAGGATGGCGCGCCGCGAAACGATATGCTGGAGCGGCTCGCGGCCGACCCCGCGTTCGGCATTCCACTGGAAGACCTGCAGGCCGTCACGGAGCCCACACGATTCGTCGGTCGCTCGCCCGAGCAAGTGGTGGAGTTCCTCGACGAGCACGTGGCACCGTGGCTGGCGCGTGAACGCGCCGGTGTCGAAGTGGAAGAGGTGCGCGTATGA
- the purS gene encoding phosphoribosylformylglycinamidine synthase subunit PurS — MTRFRCAIHIVPRRGILDPQGKAVADALHSLGFADLSDVRVGRHVIVETEAATADAARARITAMCEKLLANPVTEDFEIASVEHA; from the coding sequence ATGACCCGTTTCCGCTGCGCCATCCATATCGTTCCGCGTCGCGGGATCCTCGATCCCCAGGGCAAGGCCGTCGCTGATGCACTCCATTCGCTCGGCTTCGCCGACCTGAGCGACGTGCGCGTCGGGCGCCACGTGATCGTGGAGACCGAAGCCGCGACGGCGGACGCGGCGCGTGCGCGCATCACGGCCATGTGCGAGAAGTTGCTGGCCAACCCGGTCACCGAAGACTTCGAGATCGCCTCGGTGGAGCACGCGTGA
- the purQ gene encoding phosphoribosylformylglycinamidine synthase subunit PurQ has protein sequence MKAGIVRFPGSNCDEDAYHAIADHLGQEAVYLWHKDHDLQNVDLVILPGGFSYGDYLRAGAIARFSPIMREVIAFAKRGGPVLGICNGFQIACEAGLLPGALLRNASLRFVSAPAHLRVESIATRYTSQYHLNQVISIPVAHGDGRYTADADTLARLEGEGQVVFRYVNGDGEATAAANPNGSLRNIAGIVSAEGNVLGMMPHPERALDTTLGSTDGVPLFASILESMLAEVKA, from the coding sequence GTGAAGGCCGGCATCGTTCGGTTTCCCGGCTCTAACTGCGACGAGGACGCGTACCACGCGATCGCCGATCACCTCGGTCAGGAGGCGGTGTACCTGTGGCACAAGGATCACGACCTCCAGAACGTCGATCTCGTCATCCTGCCCGGCGGCTTCAGTTACGGCGACTATCTGCGCGCCGGGGCGATCGCACGATTCAGTCCGATCATGCGGGAAGTCATCGCTTTCGCCAAACGCGGAGGACCGGTGCTTGGTATCTGCAACGGGTTCCAGATCGCCTGCGAAGCTGGCTTGCTGCCCGGCGCCCTGCTGCGAAACGCCAGTCTGCGCTTCGTGAGTGCACCCGCGCACCTGCGCGTCGAGTCGATCGCGACCCGCTACACGTCACAGTATCATCTCAATCAAGTCATCTCCATCCCGGTCGCGCACGGCGATGGTCGTTATACCGCGGATGCCGATACGCTGGCTCGCCTCGAAGGCGAGGGTCAGGTCGTCTTTCGCTACGTCAATGGGGACGGCGAAGCCACCGCGGCGGCGAATCCGAACGGCTCGCTGCGCAACATCGCCGGCATCGTCAGCGCCGAGGGCAACGTGCTGGGCATGATGCCGCACCCTGAGCGCGCGCTCGACACGACGCTCGGGTCAACCGACGGCGTGCCCTTGTTCGCGTCAATCCTGGAATCGATGCTCGCCGAGGTGAAGGCATGA
- a CDS encoding phosphoribosylaminoimidazolesuccinocarboxamide synthase: protein MSTRLPAAMIETALPLPLVRRGKVRDVYAVDDDRLLLVTTDRVSAFDIVMNEAIPYKGAVLTQLTAWWLSQLSSVVEHHLLSADTDEIVREVPALAPYREALAGRSMLCVRADVVPIECVIRGYITGSAWKEYQAHGTLAGEALAAGLRESDRLDPLIFSPATKAETGHDENITIASVIASVGAETAATLERLARAVYEFGRATAEPRGIIVADTKFEFGWRDGRLLLIDEVLTPDSSRFWPADSYTPGRGQPSFDKQPLRDWLDVERRAGRWNGEAPAPTLPDEVIRATSLRYRDAFARLTGAPMDLHRLGLPEDSV from the coding sequence ATGAGTACGCGGCTACCCGCCGCGATGATTGAGACCGCGTTGCCGTTGCCGCTCGTGCGGCGCGGCAAAGTGCGCGACGTGTACGCGGTGGATGACGATCGCTTGCTGCTGGTGACGACCGACCGCGTCAGCGCGTTCGACATCGTCATGAACGAAGCCATTCCGTACAAGGGCGCTGTGCTCACGCAGCTGACCGCGTGGTGGCTGTCCCAGTTGTCGAGCGTGGTGGAGCATCATCTGCTATCAGCCGACACCGACGAGATCGTGCGCGAAGTACCGGCGCTGGCGCCGTATCGCGAAGCGCTTGCCGGCCGCAGCATGTTGTGTGTGCGAGCGGATGTCGTGCCGATCGAATGCGTCATCCGCGGCTATATCACGGGCTCGGCGTGGAAAGAGTATCAGGCGCACGGTACACTAGCCGGCGAGGCATTGGCGGCCGGACTGCGCGAGAGCGATCGTCTCGATCCGCTGATCTTCAGCCCGGCCACGAAGGCGGAAACCGGACACGACGAGAACATCACGATTGCGAGTGTGATTGCGAGCGTCGGCGCCGAAACGGCCGCCACGCTCGAACGGCTGGCCCGAGCGGTGTACGAATTCGGACGCGCCACGGCGGAACCCCGCGGCATTATTGTCGCGGACACCAAGTTCGAGTTCGGCTGGCGTGACGGTCGCCTCTTGTTGATCGATGAAGTGCTCACGCCGGACAGCTCGCGATTCTGGCCCGCTGACAGCTACACGCCGGGTCGCGGTCAACCGAGCTTCGACAAGCAGCCGCTCCGTGACTGGCTCGATGTCGAGCGCCGCGCCGGACGATGGAACGGTGAAGCGCCGGCCCCGACGCTGCCGGACGAGGTCATTCGCGCGACGAGCCTGCGCTATCGGGATGCCTTCGCGCGACTCACAGGCGCGCCGATGGATCTCCACCGACTCGGGCTTCCCGAGGATTCCGTTTGA